One stretch of Pseudomonadota bacterium DNA includes these proteins:
- a CDS encoding PAS domain S-box protein produces MKTVLIVDDNTENLYFLEITLKGNGYGVMTATNGSEALESAIKMPPDLIISDILMPVMDGFILCRKWKEDEQLKHIPFIFYTATYTEPKDEKFALSLGADRFILKPQEPEILMHILAELFEEKYAAKPAAAKPLGEEMEFFRRHNEILFKKLEKKMSDLEIVNQKLKANEEALERNEGFLDSIIENIPDMLFVKEAETLNFVKFNKAGEKLLGMNRQYLIGKNDYDFFPENQANFFTEKDREVIEKKQLVDIPEEPIQTKLLGERILHTKKIPIIEMGGKAQYLLGISEDITERKLIEEALLSSEQKYRALMEYAPDAILIADPEGNILEANKKAEELLGYTEEELLGLKISQIHPKEELGKTMYTFREIAEQKIGSLIDTRVLRKDGKIVPVDITGTVIEYRGKRLIQGIFRDITEHKLAEKALRESEEKYRIVADNTYDWEYWLDRQDHFVYCSPSCERITGYKAEKFLADPGLLDRIIYPDHRPDFIFHKKSVCQADHIDEIEFLIIRSDGTERWIGHACQAIYDETGVFKGIRGSNRDITSRKLAEEVLQQTAIKLRKSLAGTIRAMSLTVETRDPYTAGHQRRVSDLAMVIAQEMDLSSDDIDKIRMAGLIHDIGKISVPAEILVKPGKLLDIEMSLIKVHSQSGYDILKDVELPYPIAEIVLQHHERLDGSGYPQGLKNGQILLESQIISVADVVEAIASHRPYRPALGVEVALEEIEKNKGNLYDAGVVDVCIKLFREKEFKFEPTGP; encoded by the coding sequence ATGAAAACAGTTCTAATTGTCGATGATAATACAGAAAACCTTTATTTCCTTGAGATCACACTTAAAGGAAACGGTTATGGCGTAATGACGGCTACGAACGGTTCAGAAGCGCTGGAATCAGCCATCAAAATGCCCCCTGATCTGATTATAAGCGATATCCTGATGCCGGTTATGGATGGATTCATACTTTGCCGGAAATGGAAAGAGGACGAGCAGCTCAAACATATACCCTTTATATTTTATACGGCCACTTACACCGAACCAAAGGATGAGAAGTTTGCATTGAGTCTTGGCGCGGACAGATTTATTCTCAAACCTCAAGAGCCGGAAATACTGATGCATATACTGGCAGAATTATTTGAAGAAAAATATGCGGCAAAACCAGCAGCAGCGAAGCCTCTTGGTGAAGAAATGGAGTTCTTCAGGCGTCATAATGAAATCCTTTTCAAGAAACTCGAGAAGAAAATGTCTGATCTTGAAATTGTGAATCAAAAGCTGAAGGCAAATGAAGAGGCTTTGGAAAGGAATGAGGGGTTTCTTGACAGCATCATCGAGAACATTCCGGATATGCTTTTTGTGAAAGAGGCGGAAACCCTAAATTTTGTGAAATTCAATAAGGCGGGAGAAAAACTGCTGGGAATGAACAGACAATATTTGATAGGTAAGAATGACTACGACTTTTTCCCTGAAAATCAGGCGAATTTCTTTACCGAAAAGGACAGGGAAGTCATCGAAAAAAAGCAATTGGTTGATATTCCCGAGGAGCCCATTCAGACAAAGCTACTGGGAGAGAGAATACTCCATACAAAGAAAATACCTATTATTGAAATGGGAGGAAAGGCACAATATCTTCTGGGTATATCGGAGGACATTACCGAACGCAAGCTTATAGAGGAGGCGCTCCTTAGCAGTGAACAAAAATACCGTGCCTTGATGGAGTATGCACCTGATGCGATATTAATTGCTGACCCCGAGGGGAATATTCTCGAAGCAAATAAAAAAGCAGAGGAACTATTGGGCTACACAGAGGAAGAGCTACTGGGCCTAAAAATTTCGCAAATTCACCCAAAGGAAGAACTTGGGAAAACAATGTATACTTTCAGGGAGATAGCGGAACAGAAAATAGGCTCATTAATTGATACCAGAGTATTAAGAAAAGACGGCAAAATAGTTCCCGTTGATATAACTGGAACAGTTATAGAATACAGAGGAAAAAGATTAATCCAGGGAATTTTCAGGGATATTACCGAGCATAAACTGGCAGAAAAAGCTCTGAGAGAGAGTGAAGAAAAATACCGTATTGTTGCGGACAACACTTATGACTGGGAATACTGGCTTGACCGCCAGGACCATTTTGTCTATTGTTCTCCTTCTTGTGAACGTATTACGGGGTACAAAGCTGAAAAGTTTCTGGCTGATCCGGGCTTACTTGACCGGATTATTTATCCGGATCATCGACCTGATTTTATTTTTCACAAGAAAAGTGTGTGTCAGGCTGACCATATTGATGAAATAGAATTTCTTATCATCCGGTCCGATGGCACTGAACGATGGATAGGCCATGCCTGCCAAGCAATATATGATGAGACTGGTGTGTTTAAGGGAATACGCGGCAGCAACCGTGACATTACCTCTCGTAAACTTGCCGAAGAAGTGTTGCAGCAGACTGCCATAAAGCTGAGAAAATCCTTAGCAGGTACCATACGGGCAATGTCGTTAACAGTGGAAACAAGAGACCCCTATACCGCAGGTCACCAGAGAAGGGTATCTGATCTTGCAATGGTAATAGCACAGGAGATGGATCTATCAAGCGATGACATCGATAAAATCCGTATGGCAGGTCTCATCCATGATATCGGGAAAATATCAGTACCGGCCGAGATATTAGTAAAACCCGGTAAATTATTGGATATTGAAATGAGCCTTATAAAAGTTCACTCTCAATCAGGATATGACATATTGAAAGATGTGGAATTGCCTTATCCCATAGCAGAGATAGTTCTCCAGCACCATGAAAGATTAGACGGTTCAGGCTATCCGCAAGGTCTCAAAAACGGACAGATACTCCTGGAGTCACAGATCATCTCTGTGGCTGATGTGGTTGA